The Halosimplex litoreum genome has a window encoding:
- the ilvN gene encoding acetolactate synthase small subunit translates to MTQGMDGPHPEERMRPTGRRNSQGIRIDPEAEATHQPRKAVLSTLVNHEPGVLAEVSGLFSRRQFNIESLTVGATDDPEVARMTIVIEEPEPGIDQAKKQLEKLVPVISVEELEPEAVQRELILVKVDGENPDDVNAVADMYDGNVVDASPETITIEITGSHQKIEAAVEAFDQFDVQEVVRTGAAAVERGADVLEDTRRKAETISEAGETPQTATDD, encoded by the coding sequence ATGACACAAGGCATGGACGGGCCGCATCCCGAGGAACGGATGCGACCGACTGGCCGACGGAACTCGCAAGGCATTCGCATCGACCCCGAGGCGGAAGCCACGCACCAGCCGCGCAAGGCGGTGCTGTCGACGTTAGTGAACCACGAGCCGGGCGTCCTCGCGGAGGTCTCCGGCCTCTTCAGCCGTCGGCAGTTCAACATCGAGAGCCTCACCGTCGGCGCGACGGACGACCCCGAAGTCGCGCGGATGACGATCGTCATCGAGGAGCCCGAGCCGGGGATCGACCAGGCGAAAAAACAGCTGGAGAAGCTCGTGCCGGTCATCTCGGTGGAGGAACTCGAACCGGAGGCGGTCCAGCGCGAGCTGATCCTCGTGAAGGTCGACGGGGAGAACCCCGACGACGTGAACGCCGTCGCGGACATGTACGACGGCAACGTCGTCGACGCCTCGCCGGAGACCATCACGATCGAGATCACCGGTAGCCACCAGAAGATCGAGGCGGCGGTCGAGGCGTTCGACCAGTTCGACGTGCAGGAGGTCGTCCGCACGGGCGCGGCGGCGGTCGAGCGCGGCGCGGACGTACTCGAAGACACGCGACGGAAAGCGGAGACGATATCAGAGGCGGGCGAGACCCCTCAGACAGCTACAGATGACTGA
- the ilvB gene encoding biosynthetic-type acetolactate synthase large subunit produces the protein MSEQTPVSPPEGERTDTEEQTAETTDLPGDGTTTKDTVSTGAESVVAALEQAGAETLFGVQGGAIMPVYDALYDSEELTHVTMAHEQGASHAADAYGIVSGKPGVCLATSGPGATNLVTGLADASMDSDPVIALTGQVPTNFVGNDAFQETDTVGVTQPVTKHSYFAADADTVGTEVGEAFALADEGRQGPTLVDLPKDVTQGETDAFPGEPETPDTYNPPTEADAEAVDAAAGALADAERPVILAGGGVIKADASDELRQFATDYEIPVVTTMPGIGSFPEDHELSLEWAGMHGTGYANMAITNTDCMLAVGTRFDDRLTGGVETFAPDADIVHVDIDPAEISKNVEADYPLIGDAKQVLRQLDDAMPVAYEATDSSPEAYVEWREQCQTWKDEYAMTYDTPDDEPLKPQYVVERFSELAEDDAIVTTGVGQHQMWASQFWTFTEPRTWVSSHGLGTMGYGVPSAIGAKIAAPDQEVVCFDGDGSFLMTVQELSVAVREDLDITYVVLNNEAVGMVRQWQDGFYEGRRMASEYPWIPQFDMLAEAFGARGFRLEDPEEVDEVIEKARNYDGPAVIDAIIDPAENVYPMVPSGGDNGLFALNGDQLGDL, from the coding sequence ATGAGCGAGCAAACACCAGTGTCGCCACCGGAGGGCGAACGGACGGACACCGAGGAACAGACGGCGGAGACAACAGACCTGCCCGGAGACGGGACGACGACCAAAGACACCGTGTCGACGGGCGCGGAGTCGGTCGTCGCGGCGCTCGAACAGGCCGGCGCGGAGACGCTCTTTGGCGTCCAGGGCGGGGCGATCATGCCCGTCTACGACGCGCTGTACGACTCAGAGGAACTGACCCACGTCACGATGGCCCACGAGCAGGGGGCCTCCCACGCGGCGGACGCCTACGGCATCGTGTCGGGCAAGCCGGGCGTCTGCCTGGCGACTTCCGGCCCGGGCGCGACGAACCTCGTGACCGGCCTCGCGGACGCGTCGATGGACTCCGACCCCGTGATCGCGCTGACGGGGCAGGTCCCGACGAACTTCGTCGGCAACGACGCGTTTCAGGAGACCGACACCGTCGGCGTCACCCAGCCGGTCACCAAGCACAGCTACTTCGCCGCCGACGCCGACACGGTCGGCACCGAGGTCGGCGAGGCGTTCGCGCTGGCCGACGAGGGCCGCCAGGGGCCGACGCTGGTCGACCTGCCCAAGGACGTGACTCAGGGCGAGACCGACGCGTTCCCCGGCGAACCGGAGACGCCTGACACGTACAACCCGCCGACCGAGGCCGACGCCGAGGCGGTCGACGCGGCCGCCGGGGCGCTCGCCGACGCCGAGCGCCCCGTCATCCTCGCGGGCGGTGGCGTCATCAAGGCCGACGCCAGCGACGAACTCCGGCAGTTCGCCACCGACTACGAGATCCCGGTCGTCACGACGATGCCCGGTATCGGGTCGTTCCCGGAGGACCACGAGCTCTCGCTGGAGTGGGCCGGCATGCACGGCACCGGCTACGCCAACATGGCGATCACGAACACCGACTGCATGCTCGCGGTCGGGACCCGGTTCGACGACCGCCTGACCGGCGGTGTCGAGACCTTCGCGCCGGACGCCGACATCGTCCACGTCGACATCGACCCGGCCGAGATCAGCAAGAACGTCGAGGCGGACTACCCGCTGATCGGCGACGCCAAGCAGGTCCTGCGCCAGCTCGACGACGCGATGCCCGTCGCCTACGAGGCGACCGATAGCTCGCCAGAGGCGTACGTCGAATGGCGCGAGCAGTGCCAGACCTGGAAGGACGAGTACGCGATGACCTACGACACGCCCGACGACGAGCCGCTCAAACCGCAGTACGTCGTCGAGCGGTTCTCCGAGCTGGCCGAGGACGACGCCATCGTCACGACCGGTGTCGGCCAACACCAGATGTGGGCCAGTCAGTTCTGGACGTTCACCGAGCCCCGGACGTGGGTCTCCTCGCACGGGCTGGGCACGATGGGGTACGGCGTCCCCTCGGCCATCGGCGCGAAGATCGCCGCACCGGACCAGGAGGTCGTCTGCTTCGACGGCGACGGATCCTTCCTGATGACGGTCCAGGAACTCTCCGTGGCCGTCCGGGAGGACCTCGATATCACGTACGTCGTCCTGAACAACGAGGCGGTCGGGATGGTCCGCCAGTGGCAGGACGGCTTCTACGAGGGCCGGCGGATGGCCTCGGAGTACCCGTGGATCCCGCAGTTCGACATGCTCGCCGAGGCCTTCGGCGCCCGGGGGTTCCGCCTGGAGGACCCCGAGGAGGTCGACGAGGTCATCGAGAAGGCGCGCAACTACGACGGCCCGGCGGTGATCGACGCGATCATCGACCCCGCGGAGAACGTCTACCCGATGGTCCCCAGCGGCGGGGACAACGGACTGTTCGCACTGAACGGCGACCAACTGGGTGATCTCTGA
- a CDS encoding LeuA family protein, whose product MPPREQVGVQCPIQRARRLRRRIEFFQGTLNSTSEVHEARIFDTTLRDGEQSPRTSFSYEDKREIAAVLDDMGTHVIEAGFPVNSDAEFEAVRDIAESTSTTTCGLARVVEKDVEAALDSGVELVHVFVSTSDVQLEDSMHATREQAVERAVQSVERVKEAGVQCMFSPMDATRTDEAFLMEVVDAVSEAGTDWINIPDTCGVATPGRFRDMIAKVVDRTDADIDVHTHDDFGLAAANALSGFEAGASQAQVSVNGIGERAGNAAYEEVVMALESLYDVDTGIDTTRITEISRIIEGKSDIPVPANKPVVGRNAFSHESGIHAAGVIENSDTFEPGVMTPEMVGASRELVLGKHTGQHSVRERLIDAEYEPTDEEVREITRRVKEFGADDNRVTMEVLEEFAQDVGVDREVEEEEVRA is encoded by the coding sequence TTGCCTCCGAGAGAACAGGTAGGAGTACAATGTCCAATACAGAGGGCACGTCGGCTTCGCCGGCGGATCGAGTTCTTCCAGGGTACTTTAAATAGTACCTCGGAAGTTCACGAGGCACGTATTTTCGACACCACGCTCCGCGACGGGGAGCAGTCACCACGCACGTCGTTCTCCTACGAAGACAAACGGGAGATAGCGGCGGTGCTGGACGACATGGGAACCCACGTCATCGAGGCGGGCTTCCCGGTCAACTCCGACGCGGAATTCGAGGCCGTTCGCGACATCGCGGAATCGACCTCGACGACGACCTGCGGGCTGGCCCGGGTCGTCGAGAAAGACGTCGAAGCGGCACTGGACTCCGGCGTGGAGCTGGTTCACGTGTTCGTCTCGACGAGCGACGTACAGCTCGAAGACTCCATGCACGCGACCCGCGAGCAGGCCGTCGAGCGCGCCGTCCAGTCGGTCGAGCGCGTCAAAGAGGCGGGCGTGCAGTGCATGTTCTCGCCGATGGACGCCACCCGAACGGACGAGGCGTTCCTGATGGAGGTCGTCGACGCGGTCTCCGAGGCGGGCACCGACTGGATCAACATCCCGGACACCTGCGGGGTGGCGACGCCCGGCCGGTTCCGCGACATGATCGCGAAGGTCGTCGACCGCACCGACGCGGACATCGACGTCCACACCCACGACGACTTCGGGCTGGCGGCGGCCAACGCGCTGTCGGGCTTCGAGGCCGGTGCATCGCAGGCGCAGGTCTCGGTCAACGGCATCGGCGAGCGCGCGGGCAACGCGGCCTACGAGGAGGTCGTGATGGCCCTGGAGTCGCTGTACGACGTGGACACGGGGATCGACACGACGCGGATCACGGAGATCTCCCGGATCATCGAGGGCAAGAGCGACATCCCGGTGCCGGCGAACAAGCCGGTCGTCGGCCGCAACGCCTTCTCCCACGAGAGCGGGATCCACGCGGCCGGCGTCATCGAGAACTCCGACACGTTCGAGCCGGGGGTCATGACCCCGGAGATGGTCGGGGCCTCGCGCGAACTCGTCCTGGGCAAGCACACCGGTCAGCACTCCGTCAGGGAGCGGCTGATCGACGCGGAGTACGAACCCACCGACGAGGAGGTACGCGAGATCACCCGGCGCGTCAAGGAGTTCGGCGCGGACGACAACCGCGTCACCATGGAGGTCCTGGAGGAGTTCGCCCAGGACGTCGGCGTCGACCGCGAGGTCGAGGAAGAGGAGGTCCGGGCGTAG
- a CDS encoding SDR family NAD(P)-dependent oxidoreductase — MNGLAGQTALVTGVGSGIGRASALRFAEEGANVVVADIDVEGGRETVDLIENAGGDATFVEVDVSDTASVERMVDATVETYGSLDFAHNNAGILTDFVETTGISEANWDRIVEVNLKGIWACMKAELPAMERTGGGAVVNTASEAGLVGMGGLSSYSASKHGVVGLTKSVALEYAERDIRINAIAPGPTKTNIQSGIVGDSGGTSILGRIRSVVGTVRMALRTLRADFDTSAMRDVPMGRIADPEEMAGAVAFLCSTDASFVTGTTIPVDGGQAAD, encoded by the coding sequence ATGAACGGTTTAGCCGGGCAGACGGCACTCGTCACCGGAGTGGGATCGGGCATCGGACGGGCCTCGGCGCTCCGGTTCGCCGAGGAGGGCGCGAACGTCGTCGTCGCCGATATCGACGTCGAGGGCGGTCGCGAGACGGTCGACCTGATCGAGAACGCCGGCGGCGACGCGACGTTCGTGGAGGTCGACGTGTCCGACACCGCGTCGGTCGAGCGGATGGTCGACGCCACCGTCGAGACCTACGGGAGCCTCGACTTCGCGCACAACAACGCCGGGATCCTCACCGACTTCGTGGAGACGACCGGCATTTCCGAGGCCAACTGGGACCGGATCGTCGAAGTCAACCTCAAGGGCATCTGGGCGTGCATGAAGGCCGAACTCCCGGCGATGGAACGCACGGGCGGCGGCGCGGTCGTCAACACCGCCTCGGAGGCCGGCCTCGTCGGGATGGGCGGACTCTCCAGTTACTCGGCCAGCAAACACGGCGTCGTCGGGCTGACCAAATCGGTCGCGCTGGAGTACGCCGAGCGCGACATCAGGATCAACGCGATCGCCCCCGGGCCGACGAAGACGAACATCCAGTCGGGAATCGTGGGCGATTCGGGCGGCACGTCGATACTCGGCCGGATCCGGTCGGTCGTGGGGACCGTCCGGATGGCCCTCCGGACGCTCCGCGCCGACTTCGACACCTCGGCGATGCGGGACGTGCCGATGGGGCGGATCGCCGACCCCGAGGAGATGGCCGGCGCCGTCGCATTCCTCTGTTCGACCGACGCCTCCTTCGTCACCGGGACGACGATCCCCGTCGACGGCGGGCAAGCGGCCGACTGA
- a CDS encoding alpha/beta hydrolase, with product MRGPHRNQRRVTAGAPLSVADAAAVLVHGRGGSADGMVALADEFYRHGLALVAPSARRNRWYPSPFLAPREANEPELSSALTAVADAVETVVEAEIPRERVIVLGISQGACLVAEFAARAPRRYGGVVLSSGGLMGPEIGDYDGDLAGTPVLVGGHEGDPNVPIDRVRETASVFESLGGDVRTRIEPGEDHGITDAELAAVGALVGELLSDAERAGTGR from the coding sequence ATGAGGGGACCTCACCGAAACCAGCGACGCGTCACCGCCGGCGCGCCGCTCTCCGTGGCCGATGCCGCGGCCGTCCTCGTCCACGGCCGCGGCGGGAGCGCCGACGGGATGGTCGCGCTGGCCGACGAGTTCTACCGCCACGGCCTCGCGCTGGTCGCGCCGAGCGCACGGCGCAACCGGTGGTACCCGAGCCCGTTTCTCGCACCTCGGGAGGCCAACGAACCCGAACTCTCCTCGGCTCTGACGGCGGTCGCAGACGCGGTCGAGACGGTGGTCGAGGCCGAGATACCACGGGAGCGCGTGATCGTCCTCGGGATCTCCCAGGGCGCCTGTCTGGTCGCCGAGTTCGCCGCGCGGGCTCCTCGCCGGTACGGCGGCGTCGTCCTCTCCAGCGGCGGTTTGATGGGCCCCGAGATCGGCGACTACGACGGGGACCTCGCCGGAACCCCCGTTCTCGTCGGCGGACACGAGGGAGACCCGAACGTACCGATAGACCGCGTCCGCGAGACGGCGAGCGTCTTCGAGTCGCTCGGCGGGGACGTGCGGACGCGGATCGAACCGGGCGAGGACCACGGGATCACGGACGCCGAGCTCGCGGCTGTAGGTGCCCTGGTCGGCGAGCTCCTGAGCGACGCGGAGCGGGCGGGCACGGGTCGCTGA
- a CDS encoding ring-cleaving dioxygenase, whose product MPADIPGIHHVTAVASDPGRTHRFCSETLGLRLVKRSVNQDDESVYHLFYGDRSGTPGTNMTYFPYPDAQLGRVGTGQVTTVQLQIPAGSVEYWTDRFESEGVDHEPPRERFGDRVIPFADPDGLPLELVADGDAAESDPPDGPVPDRHAIRGFFGVTLSLATARGTGSLLETMGFQPTRSENHRQRFRTSGDLGTVVDVLEDPEAPRGESGIGTVHHVAFQVSDAEQAQWHDALVERGLRPTQIIDRKWFESIYARTAGGVLFEFATVSPGYTVDEPVDELGERLVLPEWLEDRREAIEARLPDLSVTPRRA is encoded by the coding sequence ATGCCTGCAGATATCCCCGGTATCCACCACGTGACGGCCGTCGCGAGCGACCCCGGCCGCACCCACCGGTTTTGCTCGGAGACACTCGGGCTACGACTGGTGAAACGCAGCGTCAACCAGGACGACGAATCGGTGTATCACCTCTTCTACGGCGACCGGAGCGGGACGCCAGGAACGAACATGACGTACTTCCCCTATCCGGACGCCCAGCTCGGGCGCGTCGGTACCGGGCAAGTGACGACGGTTCAGCTCCAGATACCGGCCGGATCGGTCGAGTACTGGACCGACCGGTTCGAATCGGAGGGCGTCGACCACGAGCCGCCACGCGAGCGCTTCGGCGACCGGGTGATCCCGTTCGCGGATCCCGACGGCCTCCCGCTGGAACTCGTCGCAGACGGGGACGCGGCCGAGAGCGACCCGCCCGACGGACCCGTCCCGGACCGGCACGCCATCCGCGGCTTCTTCGGCGTCACCCTCTCGCTGGCGACTGCCAGAGGCACGGGCAGCCTGCTCGAGACGATGGGGTTTCAGCCGACCAGGAGCGAGAACCACCGCCAGCGGTTCCGAACCAGTGGGGATCTGGGCACCGTCGTCGACGTGCTCGAAGACCCCGAAGCCCCGCGGGGCGAGTCGGGCATCGGAACGGTCCACCACGTCGCGTTCCAGGTCTCCGACGCCGAACAGGCCCAGTGGCACGACGCCCTCGTCGAGCGTGGGCTCCGCCCCACGCAGATCATCGACCGCAAGTGGTTCGAGTCGATCTACGCCCGGACCGCCGGCGGCGTCCTCTTCGAGTTCGCCACCGTCTCACCCGGTTACACCGTGGACGAGCCCGTCGACGAACTCGGCGAACGCCTCGTCCTCCCCGAGTGGCTCGAAGACCGACGCGAAGCGATCGAAGCCCGCCTGCCGGATCTGTCGGTCACCCCACGTAGAGCCTGA
- a CDS encoding VOC family protein yields the protein MLSDTLGVHHVSVVAGDPTENRRFYAETLGLRFLLRTVNFEEPFVYHLYYGDERGTPGSVLTFFTYPREEPGRVGKPDITTATLRIPADSVEFWQDRLAERGVTVDRIERFGEPILAFEDPDGTSLELVGVAADETGPTDLDAGADHPWTDESPEGSVPGEHAVRGVHGVSIRSADPYVTASLLDTFGFEIVAERAETVRYRLPDGRESTVDLLTDDAEYGKEGRGSIHHVALSVESGEQLREWRELLDERGLDVSRVKDRHFFESLYVRDGGGVLFELATERPGLGVDEREPDPGRDLVLPPWLAEDRGMIEGQLPPFDD from the coding sequence GTGCTTTCTGACACGCTCGGCGTGCATCACGTGTCCGTGGTCGCGGGCGACCCCACCGAGAACCGACGGTTCTACGCGGAGACGCTGGGGCTGCGCTTTCTCCTGCGGACGGTCAACTTCGAGGAGCCGTTCGTCTACCACCTCTACTACGGCGACGAGCGCGGGACGCCGGGCTCGGTGCTCACCTTCTTCACGTACCCGCGGGAAGAGCCCGGCCGGGTCGGCAAACCCGACATCACCACCGCGACGCTTCGGATACCCGCGGACTCGGTGGAGTTCTGGCAGGATCGACTCGCCGAGCGCGGCGTGACCGTCGACCGTATCGAACGGTTCGGCGAGCCGATCCTGGCGTTCGAAGACCCCGACGGCACGTCGCTCGAACTCGTCGGCGTGGCGGCCGACGAGACCGGACCGACCGACCTCGACGCGGGAGCCGACCATCCCTGGACCGACGAGTCGCCGGAGGGGTCGGTCCCCGGGGAACACGCGGTCCGGGGCGTCCACGGCGTCTCGATCCGCTCGGCGGATCCCTACGTCACGGCGAGCCTGCTCGACACGTTCGGGTTCGAGATCGTCGCCGAGCGGGCGGAAACCGTCCGGTATCGGCTTCCAGACGGCCGCGAATCGACCGTCGACCTGCTGACCGACGACGCCGAGTACGGCAAGGAGGGGCGCGGGTCGATCCACCACGTCGCGCTGAGCGTCGAGAGCGGCGAGCAGCTCCGAGAGTGGCGCGAGCTACTCGACGAGCGGGGCCTCGACGTGTCGCGGGTGAAAGACCGCCACTTCTTCGAGTCGCTGTACGTCCGCGACGGCGGCGGCGTCCTGTTCGAACTGGCGACCGAGCGACCTGGACTCGGCGTCGACGAGCGCGAACCCGACCCCGGCCGCGACCTCGTGCTCCCGCCGTGGCTGGCGGAGGACCGCGGGATGATCGAGGGGCAACTGCCGCCGTTCGACGACTGA
- a CDS encoding DUF1684 domain-containing protein: protein MSDTDDWAERLRANRAEKDEFLDEHPQSPIPPEDRDDFDGLDYFDPDADYRVDATVTVHDQPDPVEMETSDGRTVRYERVVTFGFDLDGESYELDGYKQGPEDQAIFVPFRDKTTGQQTYDGGRYMELEPDRDLEDGDEVTIDFNLAYSPFCAFSETFSCPYPPEENWLETTIEAGERHE from the coding sequence ATGAGCGACACCGACGACTGGGCCGAACGGCTGCGAGCGAACCGGGCCGAGAAAGACGAGTTCCTCGACGAACACCCCCAATCGCCGATCCCGCCCGAAGACCGCGACGACTTCGACGGCCTGGACTATTTCGACCCCGACGCCGACTACCGCGTCGACGCGACGGTCACCGTCCACGACCAGCCCGATCCCGTCGAGATGGAGACCTCCGACGGCCGGACGGTTCGCTACGAGCGCGTGGTCACCTTCGGGTTCGACCTGGACGGCGAGTCGTACGAACTCGACGGCTACAAACAGGGCCCCGAAGACCAGGCCATCTTCGTCCCGTTCCGGGACAAGACGACCGGCCAGCAGACCTACGACGGCGGCCGCTACATGGAACTCGAACCCGACCGCGACCTCGAAGACGGCGACGAGGTGACGATCGACTTCAACCTCGCGTACTCGCCGTTCTGCGCCTTCAGCGAGACCTTCTCCTGCCCGTACCCGCCCGAGGAGAACTGGCTCGAGACGACGATCGAGGCCGGCGAACGCCACGAGTAG
- a CDS encoding DUF5779 family protein translates to MSEIDLDLQTVEEELTDESGDGDGGGRVVLGVLDGTTPDEEWIEVVEDGGTLVLSIEGDVNELAAGFATDVREIDGDLMQFRGFLVVTPPGVGIDTSRLD, encoded by the coding sequence ATGAGCGAGATCGACCTCGACCTCCAGACGGTCGAGGAGGAACTGACCGACGAATCGGGGGACGGAGACGGCGGCGGTCGAGTCGTCCTGGGCGTGCTCGACGGGACGACGCCCGACGAGGAGTGGATCGAAGTCGTCGAGGACGGTGGGACGCTGGTCCTGTCGATCGAGGGGGACGTGAACGAACTGGCCGCCGGGTTCGCGACCGACGTGCGTGAGATCGACGGCGACCTGATGCAGTTCCGCGGCTTTCTCGTCGTGACGCCGCCCGGCGTCGGCATCGATACCAGTCGACTGGACTGA
- a CDS encoding ribbon-helix-helix domain-containing protein produces the protein MTDYTTVSIPKDLADRVDETIEGTSFSSTSDLVRFLLRSIVIQNQQQGELTEAEFSEIADQLEDLGYLD, from the coding sequence ATGACCGACTACACCACCGTCTCCATCCCGAAAGACCTGGCCGACCGCGTCGACGAGACCATCGAGGGGACGAGCTTCTCCTCGACGAGCGACCTCGTCCGCTTTCTCCTGCGGAGCATCGTCATCCAGAACCAGCAGCAAGGCGAGCTGACCGAGGCGGAGTTCTCGGAGATCGCCGACCAGCTCGAAGACCTGGGCTATCTGGACTGA
- a CDS encoding M24 family metallopeptidase: MDPDLTALDAFLDEQGVDGYLVHADSTDSTQYYLSGFDAPDPFVTLYDGDVRLFFLRSLEFGRAKREARAESVERGIDYGYAAYSEEYGPREATYRSLADFLDAHGVDSVAAPPRFPLHAADGLRDLDVSVTVDPEDTVSDIRAVKTDEEVDNVREAQLANEAAMHAAEDLIADAVVEDGILHHDGEPLTSEAVKTEIEVTLLRHGCALDETIVACGADAADPHDRGSGPLEAGEPIIIDIFPQDKATKYHADMTRTFCKGEPDERVREWYDLTEEAYRAALDAVEPGATGADVHDAACDVYEDAGEPTLRSDEGTETGFIHSTGHGVGLDVHEGPSLAPSGEELQPGHVVTIEPGLYDPAVGGVRIEDLVVVTEDGYENLTDYRVELTV; encoded by the coding sequence ATGGACCCGGATCTCACCGCGCTCGACGCCTTTCTCGACGAGCAGGGCGTCGACGGTTACCTCGTCCACGCCGACTCGACGGACTCGACACAGTACTACCTCTCGGGCTTCGACGCGCCGGACCCGTTCGTCACCCTCTACGACGGCGACGTGCGACTGTTCTTCCTCCGTAGCCTGGAGTTCGGTCGCGCCAAGCGCGAGGCCCGCGCCGAAAGCGTCGAACGCGGTATCGACTACGGCTACGCCGCTTACAGCGAGGAGTACGGCCCCCGTGAGGCCACCTACCGCTCGCTCGCCGACTTCCTCGACGCCCACGGGGTCGACAGCGTGGCCGCGCCCCCGCGATTCCCGCTTCACGCCGCCGACGGCCTGCGCGACCTCGACGTCTCGGTCACCGTCGACCCCGAAGACACCGTCTCGGACATCCGCGCGGTCAAGACCGACGAGGAGGTCGACAACGTCCGCGAGGCCCAGTTGGCGAACGAGGCGGCGATGCACGCCGCCGAGGACCTGATCGCCGATGCGGTCGTCGAGGACGGGATCCTCCATCACGACGGCGAGCCGCTGACGAGCGAGGCGGTCAAGACGGAGATCGAGGTGACGCTGCTCCGACACGGCTGCGCGCTCGACGAGACGATCGTCGCCTGCGGCGCCGACGCCGCCGACCCTCACGACCGCGGCAGCGGCCCGCTCGAAGCCGGTGAACCTATCATTATCGACATCTTCCCGCAGGACAAGGCGACGAAGTACCACGCCGACATGACCCGGACCTTCTGTAAGGGCGAGCCCGACGAGCGCGTCCGGGAGTGGTACGACTTAACCGAGGAAGCCTATCGCGCCGCCCTCGACGCCGTCGAACCGGGCGCGACCGGCGCGGACGTACACGACGCCGCCTGTGACGTGTACGAGGACGCCGGCGAGCCGACCCTGCGCAGCGACGAGGGCACCGAGACTGGGTTCATCCACTCCACGGGCCACGGCGTCGGTCTCGACGTCCACGAGGGGCCGAGCCTGGCGCCCAGCGGCGAGGAGCTACAGCCGGGCCACGTCGTCACGATCGAGCCGGGGCTGTACGATCCGGCGGTCGGCGGCGTCCGCATCGAGGATCTGGTCGTCGTCACCGAGGACGGCTACGAGAACCTGACCGACTACCGCGTCGAGCTGACGGTCTGA